In Pectobacterium actinidiae, the DNA window ACTGGAAGGCCATGCTGAAACTGGAGAATGCCGCGCAGCGACTGGGAGATGGTCATCTGGAGGAGCGCATTCACTTCGATAGCACCTCAAGCCTGTACCGACTCGGCGTTGCCTTCAACCGCATGGCAGATAACCTGAATCAGCTCATCAACAGTAAAAAGCAGCTGATTGACAACATCGCGCACGAACTGCGCACGCCTCTGGTCAGGCTGCGCTATCGGCTGGCAATGAGCGACAACCTGACAGAAGACGAGCAGCAGGCGTTAAATCGGGATATTGGCCAGCTCGAAGCACTGATTGACGAGCTGCTGACGTATGCCAGACTCGACCGTCCACAGGTGACGTTGCATCTTGCCGATATTGATATTCCGTCGTGGCTACAGGCAAAAGTTGACGACTTCCGCCTGATCCACCCAGACAAACACATCTCGCTGGACATGCCCCACTCGGCACAGATTGGGGCGCTCGATTTACGCCTGATGGAACGGGTGCTGAATAACCTGATCGGTAATGGGTTGCGTTTCTGCCACAGCCGATTGCATATCAGCCTGACGTCCGACGCTGGGCATATCGCCTGTCTGCAAGTCGAAGATGATGGCTCCGGTATTCCGCCCGAAAGCCGGGAAAGCGTGTTTGAACCGTTTGTCCGTCTGGACGCGGGTATTGAGAACAGCAGCGGCGGATGTGGGCTGGGACTGGCAATTGTTCATGCTATCGCCCGGGCTTACGATGGCAGCATTACCGTCGATGACAGCCCGCTCGGCGGTGCCCGTTTCCGTTTTTGTTGGCCAGTAAAAACCACGACAGCATCGGCCGCACTCGCCATTCAACACTAGCACCGAGACGGCGGTAACCCCGCCTTTCTCCCTATCATCCTCGCCTTCTCTGGCTTGTACATTAGGTTACACACCGAAACCAATCACTCACTGAAGCCGTTATCCGTTTCTCCTATTCTCTCTTCAACGGCTCAACTGAGGGCCACGAAACGTGAATGAGACAATGAGGAAATGATGATGAATAAAGTATTAGTGATGATCGCCGGTGCGGCACTGGGTCTGTCCTCTGTAGCGTTTGCCGCGGATACCGTAACCAGCGCACCTGTTCAGCCTTCTGCAACGGCCACAACTTCTGCTCCGGCCAAAACCGTTCACCATAAAAAACATGTGAAGACAGCTAAACCGGCTCCTGCACAGAAAGCACAGGCCGCTAAAAAACACGTGAAGAAAGCTAAACCAGCCCCTGCACAGAAAGCACAGGCTGCCAAAAAACACGTGAAGAAAGCCAAACCAGCCCCTGCACAGAAAGCGCAGGCCGCTAAAAAACACGTGAAGAAAGCTAAACCAGCCCCTGCTCAAAAAGCACAGGCCGCTAAAAAACACGTGAAGAAAGCGAAAACTGCAAAACCAGAAACCACTACGCCAGCCGCGTAATCGGTAAGCAACCACGCCTTCCCCACGGGGAAGGCGTCACTGTAGGTAAGCTCTATTTGAACCACACCACTAAGGGCTTCGCGTCTGACAATCATCAAACACCCGGTTTACCGGGTGTTTATTTCATGGGGGGACGGGAGAATGATGCGTCGGTACTCATTTGAAATTATGCTATCCCTCGTTCTGCTCTGTGGCCTTATCACCCTGAGTTTTTTTCTCTAGTCGCAGAGTCTGCATCACACAGCGATTCGCACCGCGATTGATCGCGAGATAATTGAACGTCAAAAATGTCGGTATTTCGCCAAATAAAGATTTTTGGAGTAGTAAAGTTTTATCACTCAGCGCCGTTTATATCAGTACACTCCAGGCAATACCGAGAACATGATAATGAAAAGAAACCTGCAAATATCTGCCCTATTGCTGAGTACGCTGGCTGCAACATCGTATACCTTTGCTTCCCCCTCTTCGTTGACCGGCATCATTCGCTTTTCAGGTGCCATCGTCGAACCGGTCTGTGATATTACAACGCGTTCAAATAATGTGACCGTCAGTTGTGAACGACAAGGGGAAGTACAAACGCTACAAATGAAAAACGGCTCACAGCATGGTGTTTTACCGCAAGGCATCGGTTCTGTGAATTCGAAAACCTTAAGCTCCAATGCACGTATCGTGATCGTCAGCTACGAATAAAGCAGACGGTGTTTGCGGCATGTTGACGTAAAAACGCTACGCCACTTCATTTCGTGGCGTAGCTGTTCACCTCAGAGAACTCATGATGAAATAAGTACCGTGATATCTCGTGCCACGCTTTTTACACTCGATAACATTTTAATTTTCAGTCTCTCACCCACAAATACATCTATAGTTAATTCAACACGCTATATTTAGCGCCTCAAGATGACTTTTCTCATAAGGTTTATTCACTACATGCGCATATCAGCCTGGTTGTTATGTTCATTACCCTTTATCGCCCCGCTCAGTTGGGCGGAATCCTCACCGACAGACACCGCCGCGCAGAAGCAGCAACAAATCTTATTTTTCAACCATGACGATCGGGATATCGTTCCCGACACGGCAGTTTGGCCGTGGCAAGCGATTGGACAGTTGGAAACCGCCAGCGGCAACCTCTGTACCGCGACGCTAATCTCCCCGCACCTGGCGCTGACAGCTGGGCACTGTGTGGTCACGCCACCGAAAGGTGAGATAGATAAACCCGTCGCGCTGCGCTTTCTGGCGTCGGAAAATGGCTGGCGTTATGAAACAACGGACATTGAAGCGCTGGCGAATAAAACACTCGCCAAAAAACTGAAAGCCGACGGCGAAGGATGGATCGTTCCGCCTTCAGCAGCACCGCTGGACTACGCCCTGATTCGGCTCAAGCAAACGCCACCCGACATTCGCCCGCTCCTGCTCTGGCAAGACAGCCGCCAGGCGTTGATGCAGGCGTTGAAGAATAATGGTCAGCGCGTCACGCAGGCAGGTTACCCGGAGGATCATCAGGAAACACTTTATCGCCATCAAAACTGTTTGATCACCGGCTGGGTTCACACTGCCGTTATGGCGCACCAGTGCGATACGCTGCCTGGTGATAGCGGCTCCCCGCTGATGCTGAATTCACCAGCAGGCTGGGTGCTCATTGGCATCCAAAGTTCCGCACCCGACGCCAGTGAACGCGACAGAGCTGATAATCGCGCCGTTTCCGTTACGGCCATTCGCCAGCAGTTAGAAACGTTAGCAAAACTACATTCCCCAAAACCAAGTTCACCAAAATAACGCTAACGCCACAACACCCCACCGTCAGGCGGAAATCGTTATTCAAGATACCGCCTGACAGCATCGTTTACCGCCGATTTCATGGTATAAAAAAATATCTGTTCTATTCTTATCAGAAAGATAGATTAATCATCCATATTGTCACCCCACAACGGGCATAACAATTATCAGAATGCTATTTTCTCTGATGGAAGCGGCCATTTTTTATAATTAGATTCCCATTTATTCGCAGAGCACTTTCTCAGCCAAAAGGCCGTTATTTTTTCGTAACCTTTCGGAAAATATAATAAATTCACATGGCGCATTGAAAACCGAAAACATGCCTGAAGACAAAAAAGCGCCTAAGTCTTAACGGAAAGATAAAGGTGGTATAATAAGTTACCTCAATTTTTAGCCTCTATGTTATTGTGTCGCCGTTAAATTAAATTGATGTCGTCGCGATTATTATTGCGAAAAGGAAGAGTCTACATGTTAAAACATTTGAGCCATGACGAAAAAAAGCGCATGCAGACTCTCGACGAATTACAGAAAACCGATACATCTCAAGACGATATCCTTCACAAACTCACGAAACTGGCCTGCCAACTGCTCGAAACTCCGACGGCTCTCGTGACGCTAACCGGCTCCACATCTCTGCATGTTAAAGCGAAAACCCATTTCCTGTTGGATGATATGGATAAAATCGGTTCCTTCGACCATTTTACCGTACAAACGGGTCAAGCATTTATCTGCAATGATGCCATTCATGACGAACGTTTTAAAGACAGCCCTTATGTAACCAGACAGCCTTTTATCCGTTTTTATGCTGGTGTTCCGCTTACAACTAAAGAAGGTTATTCCATTGGGACGTTCTGCGTTATCGATTATGTTCCGCGAACGTTCAGTAAAATCCAACTGCGCCTACTGCACGATTTAGCCGCCATTGCGATGGTGTTGATGGAATACCGCAATGCGATTGGGCTCATTGACGCCGTCACTCTTTTACCCAACCGCCAGCGCCTGATTGACGACATCAGCCGCATTACCGACATCCACGAGCCCTACCTGCTTATTCTGATTGATACCATCGACATTTCTTACGCCTATGAAATGGGATGTGCACTGGGCATGCCGACCGTAGAAGGGCTGCTGAAAGATATCGGGGTCTTTTTACGTCTTAGCTTAAATTCATCGAATAATCTGTATTCTGCCGCCGTAGGCCGTTTCGCCCTGTTGGTGAAGGCCGATAGAAAAGAGCAGGTTCTGGCTGAGCTCGATGCCTGTGCTGAGCGGATCCATGAAAGTATCGCCAGCCATATTCCGCTCAAGCTGGAGCTTTTTGTCGGCTACACAGAATTCCAGATTCCGGCCAAAGACCCACAGCAAATATTGCGTGAATCGATGAGCGCGCTGCGCACCGCCATCAGCAGAAATATCCGCCAGTTTGCTTATGACGCAGAGGCCGATCAGGCGCAGAAAATCGCCTTTACCTTGCTCAATGAACTGGCTGACGTCTTACAGAATAATAAACCGGGTCTATATTTGGTTTACCAGCCGAAATTAAGCATTAAGACTAACACCGTTATTGGTGCCGAAGCGCTGATTCGCTGGCGCCATCCCGATTTAGGTGAAATTTATCCCGATCAATTTATTCCGCTAGCGGAAGGCACAACGCTGATGCGTCCGTTAACGGATTGGGTCACACGAGAAGCGGCATGTCAGGTGAAGCAGTGGCGTCAGGAAGGCTTAACGTTCCCTGTGTCGATTAACGTTTCCGCCAGAAACTTTTCCGAGAATGATTTTATCCCACGCCTCATCACCATTCTGGAGAATCACGGCCTTACCCCTAGGGATATTGACATCGAGTGTGTCGAGACGCAGAAAATCATCGAAAGTGCGGAAACACTCGCCACTATCCAAACGCTACAACAGCTCGGATTTACTATCGCTCTTGATGATTTCGGTACGGGGTATAGCAACTTAAGCTATCTGCGCAATATTCCCTCTACGGTGATAAAGCTAGATAAATCGCTGATTAAAGATATAAAAACTGACCGCAAAAGCCGCGTCATTGTGCAATCGATTATCAGCATGCTACACAAACTGAATTACATTGTGCTGGCGGAAGGGGTGGAGAATAAGGAAACGCTTGAACATCTGGCTCGTTTTGGATGTGATGAAGTACAAGGTTACTATTTTTCCCGACCTATCCCACCCGATGCGTTCACCAGCTGGTTAACGGTTCACTCGTCACAAACGTCTGCATAACTATCCCGTCAGGCAGGCTATTCAATAAACGGTACGGAGAACGCACATGACTCTTCTTACTCCACAGGATGCGCTCGCCATCAAACAGGCCATGGCGCTGCTGGAAGCCCCCTCGTTTGCCATACAGGCGGCCAATCTGGTTGGAAAACCGATTGAATGGAGCCTGTCGAAGCTACCCGCTATGGTGAAAAATAAAATACAGGATGTGGTTCACGCTGCGCTTCACAAAGCGGTAGACGCCGCACTCTATACGCTGGACGATGCTCCTGCTCGTGTAGCCTCGCCAAAGACACACAAACTGGCCGTCGCCGCTTCCGGTGCAGTCAGCGGCTTTTTTGGTGCCGCCGGTCTGCTGGTTGAACTGCCTATCAGCACCACGATCATGATGCGTTCCGTAGCGGATATTGCCCGCAGCGAAGGTTTCTCCCTCAGTGATTTTTCCGTCAAAGCCGCCTGTGTGGAGGTTTTTGCGCTCGGAGGGACACAAGAAAGCGATGACGCTGCCGATTCTGCCTATTACACGTCACGCGCGGTTCTGGCCGATATCACCCGACACGCCAGCCGCGAATTAATCGGCATTGCTGGCAAGAAAAGCGCGGGGAAAGCGTCTGCCAGAATGAGCACGTCACAGGCAGGAAAAACGCTGGCAAAACTGATTGATGCGGTAGCCACCCGATTAGGTGTCACCATGACGGAAAAAATGGCCGCGCAGATTGTCCCGGTGATTGGTGCCGCCAGCGGCGCCGCCATTAATACGCTATTTATTCACCACTACCAAAACATGGCAAAAGGCCATTTCATCATAAAACGTCTGGAGCAGCAGTATGGTGAAGAAGCGATCAGGTCGGCTTACCTTGAGATCAAAAAACAGCCATCGCCGACCTGATGTGATACCGAAAAAATTACCCTTCGACTTGCTCCATTGCCTGCAAGACGCGCTTATCCGAGATCGGGAATGGCGTCCCTAGCTGCTGGGCAAAGTAGCTGACGCGCAGCTCCTCAAGCATCCAACGCACCGCTTTCACGTCGTCGTCATCACGTCGCTCCGCAGGCAGCTTATTCCACCACTGCTGCCACGCCTGTTGAACCTGCTCTACTTTCAGCATCTGTGCCCGATCGCGGTGGACATCCTGCGCCAGTTTCTCCAGACGGCGTTCTATCGCATGCAGATAACGCAGCACATCCGGCAGACGCTGCCAGCCGTTGTCGGTCACAAAACCACGGAACACCAGGCCGTTCATCTGGCTCTTGATATCACTTAACGCCAGCGCCATCGCCATATCTACACGCCCTTTCAGACGCTTGTTAATGGTGAAGACGGCCGTCAGGATTTGCTCAACCTGTTTGGCGATATCAACCACCGTATCGTTCAGCTCCGCACGCACTTTTTCATGCAGTTGCTGGAAGGCTTCTTCCTGCCAGACCGGGCCACCGGATGATTCAATCAATTTGTCCACCGCGCAGGCGATACAGTCATCGATGAGATCCAACACTTTGCCGTACGGATTGAAATAGAGACCGAGTTTCGCCTTGTTCGGCAGTTTTTCATGCAGATATTTGATCGGCGACGGAATATTCAACAGTAACAGACGGCGCAACCCCTGCCGCATCACCTGCTGCTGCTGATGCGGCGTATCGAACAGGCGAATCGCCACGCTATCTTTTTCATCCACCAGCGCCGGATAGGCTTTGACTGAATAGCCGCCCCGCTTCTGTTCATAGCAGTCCGGCAGCGAACCAAAACTCCAGACGTGCAGGCCGCGCTGCTCCAGCCCGTCATCTGCTACGGATGACAGCGTTTGCTGCACTTTATCCTTGAGCTGATCTTTCAACGCGTTCAGGTCTTTACCTTCCCGCTGCGTCCGATTCTTCTCATCAATGACGCGGAAGGTGATTTTCAGATGATCGGGCACCTGATCCCACTGCCATGCCTCACGCGGCACCGTGACGCCCGTCATCAGCCGCAGTTCACGTTCCAGCGCATCCAATAGCCCTTTCTCTAATGGCGTGGCACGAGCCAGAAACGCCTCGGCATAGTTCGGTGCGGGAACAAAGTTACGGCGTAACGGTTTAGGCAACGATTTAATCAGCGCAATCGTCAGTTCGCGGCGCACACCGGGAATCTGCCATTCGAAGCCCTCTTCGCGTACCTGATTGAGAATAGGTAACGGGATATGTACGGTTACGCCATCCGCATCCGTGCCCGGTTCGAACTGATAGGACAAGCGTAATCTCAGGCTGCTCTGATGCCAGAAATTTGGGTAATCCAGCGCACTGACCTTCTCCGCACCGTCTTTGATCAACATGCTCTTTTCAAAATTAAGCAGGTCGGCATTGTCCCGGCTGGCGGCTTTCCACCACTTGTCAAAGTGGCGCGACGAGATGATATCGTGCGGCAAACGCTGATCGTAGAAAGCAAACAACGTCTCGTCATCCACCAGAATGTCGCGGCGGCGCGATTTGTGTTCTAAATCTTCAACCTCCGCCAGCAGCTTGAGGTTGGCGCGGAAAAAGGCGTGATGCGTTTGCCAGTCACCTTCCACCAGCGCATGGCGGATGAACATCTCACGCGCCAGCGTCGGATCGATTTGGCTGTAATTCACCTTGCGCGCCGCGACAATCGGCAGCCCGAAGAGTGTCACCTTCTCCTGCGCCATCACCGTGCCCTGCGCTTTCTCCCAGTGGGGATCGCTATAGCTCCGCTTAATCAGATGTTGAGCCAGCGGCTCGATCCACTCGGGTTCAATACGAGCGGCAATACGCCCCCACAGACGGCTGGTTTCCACCAGTTCAGCGACCATCGTCCACTTAGGCGGCTTTTTGAATAATCCGGAGCCAGGAAAAATCGCAAACCGTGCGTTGCGCGCGCCGCTGAATTCCTGTTTCTCAATATCTTTCTGCCCGATATGCGACAACAAGCCAGTGAGGAGCGCACAGTGAATACTCAGGTAATCGGCAGGTTCGCTGTTGACGGGCAGCCCCAGTTCTTTCACCACCTGACGCAACTGCGTGTAGATATCCTGCCATTCGCGCACACGCAGATAGTTAAGGAAATCTGTGCGACACTGGCGGCGGAACTGGCTGGAAGACAGCGTTTTTTGCTGGTCGCGCAGGTAATCCCACAGATTGACGAAAGCCAGAAAATCAGAGTCCTTATCAGCAAAACGACGATGTTTCTCATCCGACGCCTGTTTTTTATCCATCGGCCTTTCGCGCGGGTCTTGGATCGACAGCGCCGCAGTGATCACCATCACTTCACGCACACAGCCGGTTTTACGGGCTTCCAGCACCATTCGCGCCAAACGCGGATCGATCGGTAATTGCGCCAGCTGTTGCCCCTGCGGTGTCAGGCGATAATGTCCGTTCTCCGCCAGATTAATGGCCCCCAGTTCCTCCAACAACCGCACACCGTCCTGAATATTGCGCTTATCCGGCGCTTCAACAAATGGGAACGCGGCGATATCGCCTAGCCCCAACGATGTCATTTGCAGAATAACGGAAGCCAGATTGGTGCGAAGAATTTCAGGATCGGTAAATTCAGGCCGCGACAGGAAATCCTGTTCGGAATAGAGACGAATACACACCCCGGCAGCGACACGGCCACAGCGCCCTTTACGCTGATTCGCCGATGCCTGCGAGATCGGTTCAATCGGCAGGCGCTGTACCTTGGTGCGGAAGCTGTAGCGGCTGATACGCGCGGTACCTGGGTCGATTACATAGCGAATCCCTGGCACGGTGAGCGAGGTTTCCGCCACGTTGGTCGCCAGCACAATGCGGCGGCCGTGATGAGATTGAAAGACGCGGTTCTGTTCCTGATTCGACAGACGCGCGTACAGCGGGAGGATCTCGGTATGCGGTAAATCGAGACGGGTCAACGCCTCTGCCGTATCGCGAATTTCACGTTCACCGCTCATGAAGACCAGAATATCCCCCGATCCTTCGCGCGTCAGTTCATCGACCGCATCAAAAATTGCCTGTAGTTGATCGCGCTCGCTGTCATCCGCATCTTCCACTACGGGACGATAGCGCACGTCTACCGGATAGGTCCGGCCGGACACTTCAATGATCGGTGCGTTATTAAAATGGCGGGAGAAGCGCTGCGGATCGATAGTGGCCGACGTAATAATCACTTTTAAATCGGGGCGCTTTGGCAACAGCTGGCGCAAATAGCCCATGATGAAATCAATATTCAGGCTGCGTTCGTGCGCTTCGTCGATAATCAACGTGTCGTACTGCATCAACAGGCGATCCTGCTGAATTTCAGCCAGCAAAATACCGTCGGTCATCAGTTTGACCAGCGTATTGTCACCGACCTGATCGTTAAACCGGACTTTATAACCGACGCTGCCACCCAGCGGCGTTTCCAGCTCGGCGGCGATGCGATCAGCAACGGTTCTGGCTGCCAGACGACGCGGCTGAGTGTGGCCGATCAGACCGTGCACACCGCGCCCCAGTTCGAGACAGATTTTCGGCAACTGCGTGGTCTTACCCGATCCTGTTTCACCTGCGACAATAATCACCTGATGATGACGCAGCGCCTCCAGTATCTCGTCTTTTTTCTGGCTAACGGGAAGCTGTTCAGGATAGTGAATCGCGGGGCAGCTTGCCCGTCGGTTCTCGACTTTCTGGCGAGCGACAGCGATTTCCCCCTCAATGTCCTGCGCGATCGCCGCCTGCGCCTGTGGGCTGCTGACCTTTGCCGCGCCCTGTAAACGGCGGCGCAGACGTTGCCGATCGCGAAGCATTAGCTCACTTAACTGCGTAGATAATGCACTGAGAGGTGATTTCACGTTGCTCTTCCTTAATCGTTTTCTCTAATTCTGTCTCTGCCGGGGGCGATGCTCGCCGCCGAATCTGGCTCGATGGAGCCTACCCTGATTTCAAGGCACGGAATGTTTAAGCCGTGGAAATTTTAAGCCGTGGATAGTAGCACATTGTCATAAGCGGCTCTAATCGCCTTGTTCGGTCGTATTCAAACGTCGTCTTATTCAAGAAAATCGAATAAAGACCTCGAATATTTGCACTTTTCGCTTTCCAGAGCACCGCATAAGATGTGACGCATCAAAGGGCGTTATGTTGTCGCCCGCTTCAATCACTAAAGGAATTGGCAATGAGCAAAGTATTGGTTCTGAAATCAAGCATTCTGGCAGGTTATTCTCAGTCAAACCAACTGGCCGACCACTTCACCACCGAATGGCAGTCTGCGCATCCAAACGACAGTATCACCGTCCGCGACCTGGCTGCTCAACCGATTCCGGTTCTTGATGGCGAATTAGTTGGCGCACTGCGTCCTTCTGATGCCGCCCTGACCCCTCGTCAACAGGAAGCCCTGAAGCTGTCCGACGAGCTGATCGCCGAATTGCAGGCACATGACGTTATCGTGATCGCCGCGCCAATGTATAACTTCAACATTCCGACCCAGTTGAAGAACTATTTCGACCTGGTGGCGCGCGCGGGTGTAACATTCCGCTACACCGAGCAGGGTCCGGAAGGTCTGGTGAAAGGTAAACGCACTATCGTATTAACCAGCCGTGGCGGCATCCATAAAGGCACGCCAACCGATTTACTGGAACCGTACCTGCGTGTATTCCTGGGCTTCCTCGGTCTGAACGACCTGGAGTTCGTGTTTGCAGAAGGCTATGGCTACGGCCCAGATGTGGCACAGAAAGCCACCGAAACGGCGAAAACTCAGTTGTCTCAACTGGTCACTGCATAACGAATCGTGGTTCATAACAGATCATTGTTACCGACCTTGCCATTGATTTACTTGGCTTGACTATTGCGCGCCCTCCGGCGCGCTTTTCTTTATCTC includes these proteins:
- the rstB gene encoding two-component system sensor histidine kinase RstB — its product is MRKLFIQFFLLLFACFVVMTLLVGLVYKVTAERAGRQSMDDLMKSSLYLIRNELRAIPPRDWHKTINQLDLNLSFKLHIEPVSKYALSPNNRQRLNQGEIIALDDEYTFIQRIPRSHYVLAVGPIPYLFFLHEMRLLDLLLVMLIGLSLAFPVFLWMRPHWKAMLKLENAAQRLGDGHLEERIHFDSTSSLYRLGVAFNRMADNLNQLINSKKQLIDNIAHELRTPLVRLRYRLAMSDNLTEDEQQALNRDIGQLEALIDELLTYARLDRPQVTLHLADIDIPSWLQAKVDDFRLIHPDKHISLDMPHSAQIGALDLRLMERVLNNLIGNGLRFCHSRLHISLTSDAGHIACLQVEDDGSGIPPESRESVFEPFVRLDAGIENSSGGCGLGLAIVHAIARAYDGSITVDDSPLGGARFRFCWPVKTTTASAALAIQH
- a CDS encoding sensor domain-containing phosphodiesterase, translating into MLKHLSHDEKKRMQTLDELQKTDTSQDDILHKLTKLACQLLETPTALVTLTGSTSLHVKAKTHFLLDDMDKIGSFDHFTVQTGQAFICNDAIHDERFKDSPYVTRQPFIRFYAGVPLTTKEGYSIGTFCVIDYVPRTFSKIQLRLLHDLAAIAMVLMEYRNAIGLIDAVTLLPNRQRLIDDISRITDIHEPYLLILIDTIDISYAYEMGCALGMPTVEGLLKDIGVFLRLSLNSSNNLYSAAVGRFALLVKADRKEQVLAELDACAERIHESIASHIPLKLELFVGYTEFQIPAKDPQQILRESMSALRTAISRNIRQFAYDAEADQAQKIAFTLLNELADVLQNNKPGLYLVYQPKLSIKTNTVIGAEALIRWRHPDLGEIYPDQFIPLAEGTTLMRPLTDWVTREAACQVKQWRQEGLTFPVSINVSARNFSENDFIPRLITILENHGLTPRDIDIECVETQKIIESAETLATIQTLQQLGFTIALDDFGTGYSNLSYLRNIPSTVIKLDKSLIKDIKTDRKSRVIVQSIISMLHKLNYIVLAEGVENKETLEHLARFGCDEVQGYYFSRPIPPDAFTSWLTVHSSQTSA
- a CDS encoding type 1 fimbrial protein: MKRNLQISALLLSTLAATSYTFASPSSLTGIIRFSGAIVEPVCDITTRSNNVTVSCERQGEVQTLQMKNGSQHGVLPQGIGSVNSKTLSSNARIVIVSYE
- the hrpA gene encoding ATP-dependent RNA helicase HrpA — its product is MKSPLSALSTQLSELMLRDRQRLRRRLQGAAKVSSPQAQAAIAQDIEGEIAVARQKVENRRASCPAIHYPEQLPVSQKKDEILEALRHHQVIIVAGETGSGKTTQLPKICLELGRGVHGLIGHTQPRRLAARTVADRIAAELETPLGGSVGYKVRFNDQVGDNTLVKLMTDGILLAEIQQDRLLMQYDTLIIDEAHERSLNIDFIMGYLRQLLPKRPDLKVIITSATIDPQRFSRHFNNAPIIEVSGRTYPVDVRYRPVVEDADDSERDQLQAIFDAVDELTREGSGDILVFMSGEREIRDTAEALTRLDLPHTEILPLYARLSNQEQNRVFQSHHGRRIVLATNVAETSLTVPGIRYVIDPGTARISRYSFRTKVQRLPIEPISQASANQRKGRCGRVAAGVCIRLYSEQDFLSRPEFTDPEILRTNLASVILQMTSLGLGDIAAFPFVEAPDKRNIQDGVRLLEELGAINLAENGHYRLTPQGQQLAQLPIDPRLARMVLEARKTGCVREVMVITAALSIQDPRERPMDKKQASDEKHRRFADKDSDFLAFVNLWDYLRDQQKTLSSSQFRRQCRTDFLNYLRVREWQDIYTQLRQVVKELGLPVNSEPADYLSIHCALLTGLLSHIGQKDIEKQEFSGARNARFAIFPGSGLFKKPPKWTMVAELVETSRLWGRIAARIEPEWIEPLAQHLIKRSYSDPHWEKAQGTVMAQEKVTLFGLPIVAARKVNYSQIDPTLAREMFIRHALVEGDWQTHHAFFRANLKLLAEVEDLEHKSRRRDILVDDETLFAFYDQRLPHDIISSRHFDKWWKAASRDNADLLNFEKSMLIKDGAEKVSALDYPNFWHQSSLRLRLSYQFEPGTDADGVTVHIPLPILNQVREEGFEWQIPGVRRELTIALIKSLPKPLRRNFVPAPNYAEAFLARATPLEKGLLDALERELRLMTGVTVPREAWQWDQVPDHLKITFRVIDEKNRTQREGKDLNALKDQLKDKVQQTLSSVADDGLEQRGLHVWSFGSLPDCYEQKRGGYSVKAYPALVDEKDSVAIRLFDTPHQQQQVMRQGLRRLLLLNIPSPIKYLHEKLPNKAKLGLYFNPYGKVLDLIDDCIACAVDKLIESSGGPVWQEEAFQQLHEKVRAELNDTVVDIAKQVEQILTAVFTINKRLKGRVDMAMALALSDIKSQMNGLVFRGFVTDNGWQRLPDVLRYLHAIERRLEKLAQDVHRDRAQMLKVEQVQQAWQQWWNKLPAERRDDDDVKAVRWMLEELRVSYFAQQLGTPFPISDKRVLQAMEQVEG
- the asr gene encoding acid resistance repetitive basic protein Asr encodes the protein MNKVLVMIAGAALGLSSVAFAADTVTSAPVQPSATATTSAPAKTVHHKKHVKTAKPAPAQKAQAAKKHVKKAKPAPAQKAQAAKKHVKKAKPAPAQKAQAAKKHVKKAKPAPAQKAQAAKKHVKKAKTAKPETTTPAA
- a CDS encoding EcsC family protein: MTLLTPQDALAIKQAMALLEAPSFAIQAANLVGKPIEWSLSKLPAMVKNKIQDVVHAALHKAVDAALYTLDDAPARVASPKTHKLAVAASGAVSGFFGAAGLLVELPISTTIMMRSVADIARSEGFSLSDFSVKAACVEVFALGGTQESDDAADSAYYTSRAVLADITRHASRELIGIAGKKSAGKASARMSTSQAGKTLAKLIDAVATRLGVTMTEKMAAQIVPVIGAASGAAINTLFIHHYQNMAKGHFIIKRLEQQYGEEAIRSAYLEIKKQPSPT
- a CDS encoding FMN-dependent NADH-azoreductase; this translates as MSKVLVLKSSILAGYSQSNQLADHFTTEWQSAHPNDSITVRDLAAQPIPVLDGELVGALRPSDAALTPRQQEALKLSDELIAELQAHDVIVIAAPMYNFNIPTQLKNYFDLVARAGVTFRYTEQGPEGLVKGKRTIVLTSRGGIHKGTPTDLLEPYLRVFLGFLGLNDLEFVFAEGYGYGPDVAQKATETAKTQLSQLVTA
- a CDS encoding trypsin-like serine peptidase produces the protein MRISAWLLCSLPFIAPLSWAESSPTDTAAQKQQQILFFNHDDRDIVPDTAVWPWQAIGQLETASGNLCTATLISPHLALTAGHCVVTPPKGEIDKPVALRFLASENGWRYETTDIEALANKTLAKKLKADGEGWIVPPSAAPLDYALIRLKQTPPDIRPLLLWQDSRQALMQALKNNGQRVTQAGYPEDHQETLYRHQNCLITGWVHTAVMAHQCDTLPGDSGSPLMLNSPAGWVLIGIQSSAPDASERDRADNRAVSVTAIRQQLETLAKLHSPKPSSPK